From the Deltaproteobacteria bacterium genome, one window contains:
- a CDS encoding sigma 54-interacting transcriptional regulator: MDRLAILDRLHAVPLLRRLAPSRIDRLVSESAVRVFGPGEQVVAEGEAGDDVYLVLDGEALVRKRLTAHEVVPLAQRGPGDWIGEMALLDEGPRSASVVARARLTVLEVPARTFLDAVGSVPEAALDLLRVVSTRLRESDRATIAALSAKAEALADENRRLAHDVERLAEALDARTGFEAFVGESEAARRVRGLARRAARSPLPALLLGETGCGKEILARAIHAASDRARAAFVSINCALVGEALLESELFGHARGAFTGAVNAKPGLVEVADGGTLFLDEIGDMPPPLQGALLRFLELGESRRLGETKVRHSDVRIVAATHRDLDAAVGSGAFRRDLLYRIDVIRIEIPPLRERREDLLLLLAELNTRIASQLGRTPLTLADDALEALAVHEFPGNVRELENELRRLYALVDPDERSVGRERLSRRVLEAGDAGSGRYAESLRSFKVRTIERALLESGGRPAEAARRLGLHRSNLARMMRELGLRRGAGSSLP; the protein is encoded by the coding sequence GTGGACCGACTCGCGATCCTCGACCGCCTCCACGCTGTCCCGCTCCTTCGCCGACTCGCTCCGAGCCGGATCGACCGCCTCGTCAGCGAGAGCGCCGTGCGGGTGTTCGGTCCGGGAGAGCAGGTCGTCGCGGAGGGCGAGGCGGGCGACGACGTGTACCTGGTCCTCGACGGCGAGGCGCTCGTCCGCAAGCGGCTCACCGCGCACGAGGTGGTGCCGCTCGCCCAGCGCGGACCGGGCGACTGGATCGGGGAGATGGCGCTGCTCGACGAGGGGCCGCGCTCGGCAAGCGTGGTCGCGCGCGCCCGACTGACCGTCCTCGAGGTGCCGGCGCGCACCTTCCTCGACGCGGTGGGGTCGGTGCCCGAGGCGGCGCTGGACCTGCTTCGCGTGGTCAGCACGCGCCTGCGCGAGAGCGACCGCGCCACGATCGCCGCGCTCTCCGCGAAGGCCGAGGCGCTGGCCGACGAGAACCGCCGGCTCGCGCACGACGTCGAGCGCCTCGCCGAGGCGCTCGACGCGCGCACCGGATTCGAGGCGTTCGTCGGGGAGTCGGAGGCGGCACGCCGCGTGCGCGGGCTTGCTCGGCGTGCGGCGCGTTCGCCTCTTCCGGCGCTGCTGCTCGGCGAGACCGGCTGTGGGAAGGAGATCCTGGCCCGTGCCATCCATGCGGCGAGCGACCGTGCCCGCGCCGCCTTCGTCTCGATCAACTGCGCACTGGTCGGCGAGGCGCTGCTCGAGAGCGAGCTGTTCGGACACGCGCGGGGTGCCTTCACGGGTGCCGTCAACGCCAAGCCGGGGCTGGTCGAGGTTGCCGACGGCGGGACGCTCTTCCTCGACGAGATCGGCGACATGCCGCCCCCGCTCCAGGGCGCGCTGCTCCGCTTCCTCGAGCTCGGCGAATCGCGGCGGCTCGGCGAGACCAAGGTGCGGCACAGCGACGTGCGGATCGTCGCGGCCACCCACCGCGACCTCGACGCTGCCGTCGGGTCGGGGGCGTTCCGCCGCGACCTCCTGTACCGGATCGACGTGATCCGCATCGAGATCCCGCCGCTGCGCGAGCGCCGCGAGGACCTGCTGCTCCTGCTCGCGGAGCTCAACACACGGATTGCCAGCCAGCTCGGCCGCACGCCGCTCACCCTCGCCGACGACGCGCTCGAAGCGCTGGCGGTGCACGAGTTCCCGGGCAACGTACGCGAGCTCGAGAACGAGCTGCGCCGGCTCTACGCCCTCGTCGATCCTGACGAGCGGAGCGTCGGCCGCGAGCGACTCTCGCGCCGCGTGCTCGAAGCGGGCGACGCCGGCAGCGGACGCTACGCCGAATCGCTGCGCTCCTTCAAGGTCCGCACCATCGAGCGGGCACTGCTCGAGAGCGGAGGACGCCCCGCCGAGGCGGCACGGCGGCTCGGCCTCCATCGCTCGAACCTCGCGCGCATGATGCGAGAGCTCGGCCTGCGCCGTGGCGCCGGCTCCTCTTTGCCATGA
- a CDS encoding PAS domain S-box protein, giving the protein MATQTRDEPPGPALPEALLGPVDVTLWAVDRERRITHVAGAGIARLRVSADELTGRDPAEVFGLPASHPFLVAFDRALGGEVAEARSEWAGRSFHVRIAPVRDAAGAVVGAAGVSVPMLRELGERPLVLDEVAERLRLVLDSSLAGIAGHDAEGRIREPNDAFLAITGYTREELAAGRMQWSALSPAGHRARHLAALAQAARTGRCPPFQTEIERRDGSRVAVLVGLARLPGRLREMVVSMVDVSAHQRADRRLRAQLFATETLSGAVSVAQALSELLRTLGETLRWDAGAIWLHEEGRMRCAAAWPGPEGGGSAIAAGAGTHELERGRGAAGRAWAELQPIWIDGLEAGPEALRERSEDALCAGLRCVVAVPAAASGSGIVGVLALASQEARPRDAELLATLFGIASQLGLFVERRRSEEERKATERERLRILARHELHVARMPLACVALDEDLRIASWNPAAERIFGWRAEEVLGTGPFETLLGDDVRPAIDHALQRLRGGSEPVVAYRIENRTRDGRRIVCDWVNTPLLDESGYLVGLVAMAQDVTEQVRMEESLRTSEERYRTIVETTQEGVWIGDLAGRTTFVNGRLAQMLGAPRESLLGRSFLDFVPAAEREERLRDFGDLLRRGERVDDIRLERADGCTLSIQVSGTVLCDEHGRQTGVLVMGTDVTERRRLEAQLLQSQKMEALGRLAGGVAHDFNNLLTVIVGAAELLGERLGTSDPDRELLEEIQKASQRAAAMTQRLLTFGRQVVVRVEVLDLNECVSESVKMLRRLLGEDVDLVLRCAPGLGRVRMGAAQLDQVLLNLAVNARDAMPRGGCLTVETRNEEPGGAFASEHPELGDGAWVVLAVRDTGHGIEPNTLGRIFEPFFTTRPTGRGTGLGLATVYAIAQQSGGHVFVQSEPGRGSLFELVLPRVAEPAAAAGEPAPEPPTAGSETVLLVEDEEGVRSLAWRALTESGYRVLVAASGAEALALLETRPERVDLLATDVVMPGMSGRELAETLQARRPGLPVLYLSGYTDDSVLRHGVLADEVAFLQKPFSGRALATRVRTLLDAVRVLDRSANRGA; this is encoded by the coding sequence TTGGCGACGCAAACGCGAGACGAGCCCCCGGGCCCCGCGCTCCCGGAAGCGCTGCTCGGGCCGGTGGACGTGACGCTCTGGGCGGTCGATCGCGAGCGCCGCATCACGCACGTCGCCGGCGCGGGTATCGCCCGCCTCCGGGTCTCGGCCGACGAGTTGACGGGGCGCGACCCGGCCGAGGTGTTCGGGCTGCCGGCCAGCCATCCCTTCCTCGTCGCCTTCGACCGGGCGCTCGGCGGTGAGGTCGCGGAGGCGCGGAGCGAGTGGGCTGGCCGCTCCTTCCACGTGCGGATCGCGCCCGTCCGCGACGCGGCCGGCGCGGTGGTCGGCGCCGCCGGCGTGAGCGTGCCCATGCTGCGGGAACTCGGGGAGCGGCCGCTGGTCCTCGACGAGGTCGCCGAACGCTTGCGCCTCGTCCTCGACTCGAGCCTGGCCGGAATCGCGGGCCACGATGCCGAGGGCCGGATCCGGGAGCCCAACGACGCCTTCCTCGCGATCACGGGCTACACGCGCGAGGAGCTTGCGGCCGGTCGGATGCAATGGAGCGCGCTCTCGCCCGCCGGCCACCGCGCGCGCCACCTCGCAGCCCTGGCCCAGGCCGCCCGGACCGGACGCTGTCCACCCTTCCAGACGGAGATCGAGCGGCGCGATGGCTCGCGCGTGGCGGTGTTGGTCGGACTCGCGCGCCTGCCCGGCCGGCTGCGCGAGATGGTCGTCTCGATGGTCGACGTGTCGGCGCACCAGCGCGCCGATCGCCGCCTCCGTGCCCAGTTGTTCGCCACCGAGACCCTCTCCGGAGCGGTGTCCGTGGCGCAGGCCCTGTCGGAGCTGCTGCGCACGCTCGGGGAGACGCTCCGCTGGGACGCGGGTGCGATCTGGCTGCACGAGGAAGGCCGGATGCGCTGTGCGGCCGCCTGGCCCGGGCCGGAGGGGGGAGGGAGCGCCATCGCCGCGGGCGCCGGGACGCACGAGCTGGAGCGCGGCCGGGGTGCGGCGGGCCGGGCGTGGGCCGAGCTCCAGCCGATCTGGATCGACGGCCTCGAAGCCGGGCCGGAGGCGCTGCGCGAACGCTCCGAGGACGCGCTCTGCGCGGGCCTGCGCTGCGTGGTCGCCGTGCCCGCAGCAGCGTCGGGATCGGGGATCGTCGGGGTCCTCGCGCTCGCGAGCCAGGAGGCCCGGCCGCGCGACGCCGAGTTGCTGGCGACACTGTTCGGCATTGCGAGCCAGCTCGGGCTCTTCGTCGAGCGGCGCCGCAGCGAGGAGGAGCGTAAGGCCACGGAGCGAGAGCGCCTGCGGATCCTCGCGCGCCACGAGCTCCACGTCGCGCGGATGCCGCTCGCCTGCGTGGCGCTCGACGAGGACCTCCGCATCGCATCCTGGAACCCGGCCGCCGAGCGCATCTTCGGCTGGCGCGCCGAGGAGGTGCTGGGCACCGGCCCCTTCGAGACGCTGTTGGGCGACGACGTGCGGCCCGCGATCGACCACGCCCTCCAGCGGTTGCGCGGCGGCTCCGAGCCCGTGGTCGCGTACCGGATCGAGAACCGCACCCGCGACGGGCGGCGCATCGTGTGCGACTGGGTCAACACCCCGCTCCTGGACGAGTCGGGCTACCTGGTCGGACTCGTCGCCATGGCACAGGACGTCACCGAGCAGGTGCGCATGGAAGAGAGCCTGCGCACCAGCGAGGAGCGCTACCGCACGATCGTCGAGACCACCCAGGAAGGGGTCTGGATCGGCGACCTCGCAGGCCGCACGACCTTCGTGAACGGCCGGCTGGCCCAGATGCTCGGCGCGCCGCGCGAGTCGCTCCTGGGCCGCTCCTTCCTCGACTTCGTGCCCGCGGCCGAGCGGGAAGAGCGGCTCCGTGACTTCGGCGATCTCCTGCGCCGCGGAGAGCGCGTCGACGACATCCGCCTCGAGCGGGCCGACGGCTGCACGCTCTCGATCCAGGTCTCGGGCACCGTCTTGTGCGACGAGCACGGCCGCCAGACCGGCGTGCTGGTGATGGGAACCGACGTCACCGAGCGACGCCGGCTCGAGGCGCAGCTGCTCCAGTCCCAGAAGATGGAGGCGCTCGGCCGTCTGGCCGGCGGCGTGGCACACGACTTCAACAACCTGCTCACGGTGATCGTCGGCGCCGCCGAGCTGTTGGGCGAACGGCTCGGCACGAGCGATCCGGACCGGGAGCTCTTGGAGGAGATCCAGAAGGCGTCGCAGCGAGCGGCGGCGATGACGCAGCGGCTCCTGACCTTCGGCCGCCAGGTCGTGGTGCGGGTCGAGGTGCTCGACCTGAACGAGTGCGTCAGCGAGAGCGTCAAGATGCTGCGCCGCCTGCTCGGCGAGGACGTGGACCTGGTGCTGCGCTGCGCGCCGGGCCTGGGTCGCGTGCGGATGGGTGCCGCGCAGCTCGACCAGGTGCTGCTGAACCTGGCCGTGAACGCGCGCGACGCGATGCCGCGCGGCGGATGCCTCACGGTCGAGACCCGCAACGAGGAGCCCGGGGGCGCCTTCGCGAGCGAACACCCCGAGCTCGGCGACGGTGCCTGGGTCGTGCTCGCGGTGCGCGACACCGGGCACGGCATCGAGCCGAACACGCTCGGCCGCATCTTCGAGCCCTTCTTCACCACCCGGCCGACGGGGCGTGGCACCGGGCTCGGGCTTGCCACGGTCTACGCCATCGCGCAGCAGAGCGGTGGACACGTCTTCGTGCAGAGTGAGCCTGGCCGAGGCAGCCTCTTCGAGCTCGTCCTCCCACGAGTGGCGGAACCGGCCGCAGCGGCCGGCGAGCCCGCTCCCGAGCCGCCGACGGCGGGAAGCGAGACCGTGCTCCTGGTCGAGGACGAAGAGGGTGTGCGCTCGCTCGCGTGGCGCGCTCTGACGGAATCGGGCTACCGCGTGCTGGTGGCCGCCAGCGGCGCGGAGGCGCTCGCGCTGCTCGAGACGCGCCCGGAGCGCGTCGATCTGCTGGCGACCGACGTCGTGATGCCCGGCATGAGCGGCCGCGAGCTCGCCGAGACGCTGCAGGCGCGCCGGCCGGGCCTTCCGGTGCTCTACCTGTCCGGCTATACGGACGACTCGGTCCTTCGCCACGGGGTGCTGGCCGACGAGGTGGCCTTCCTGCAGAAGCCGTTCTCGGGCCGAGCGCTCGCGACCCGCGTACGCACGCTCCTCGACGCCGTCCGCGTCCTGGACCGCAGCGCGAACCGCGGGGCGTAG
- a CDS encoding AMP-binding protein: MAHPGHHALERPQELALVVVPSGERVRWGELRRRIVRVANALHDRGLRPGDPIAFCVENGRAFVELVWACQDAGFRYTPVSTRLTAEEVRYIVADCGARVFVHTARTAASAAAPSGVPLLDLDGEDRPGREGDEPPRYERCEGVAMLYSSGTTGRPKGVWRPAPPAPIEELPPGDRLLALAYGIGPGSVYLSPAPLYHSAPLSFLLQMGRIGATTVVLERFDPLLALECIERHRVTHSQWVPTMFVRMLRLSEEERTRYDLSSHGFAIHGAGPCPIPVKEAMLDWWGPILHEYYAGTEGAGTCVIGPQEWLAHKGSVGRSLRGPVRILDEAGHDLPPGEVGEVWFTNGSDFRYHNDDAKTSEARTPSGGASFGDIGYLDDEGYLYLTGRKAFTIIVGGINVYPREIEEVLLAHPAVRDAAVFGLPDDEYGEQVKAVVEPVGAIAASPELERRLIEHCRQHLATFKLPRSIDFLRELPREPTGKLRTGLLRQSYLSA; this comes from the coding sequence ATGGCGCACCCGGGGCACCACGCGCTCGAGCGGCCGCAGGAGCTCGCGCTCGTCGTCGTCCCGAGCGGCGAGCGGGTCCGCTGGGGCGAGCTGCGGCGGCGGATCGTGCGGGTCGCCAATGCGCTCCACGACCGCGGCCTGCGGCCCGGGGACCCGATCGCGTTCTGCGTCGAGAACGGCCGTGCCTTCGTGGAGCTCGTGTGGGCGTGCCAGGACGCCGGCTTCCGCTACACGCCGGTGTCCACGCGCCTCACCGCGGAGGAGGTCCGCTACATCGTCGCGGACTGCGGCGCGCGGGTCTTCGTGCACACGGCGCGCACCGCCGCGAGCGCCGCGGCGCCGAGCGGCGTTCCCCTCCTCGATCTCGACGGCGAGGACCGGCCGGGCCGCGAGGGCGACGAGCCGCCGCGCTACGAGCGCTGCGAGGGGGTCGCCATGCTCTACTCCTCGGGCACGACCGGCCGCCCGAAGGGCGTGTGGCGCCCGGCTCCTCCCGCGCCGATCGAGGAGCTGCCGCCCGGCGACCGCTTGCTGGCCCTCGCGTACGGCATCGGCCCCGGGTCCGTGTACCTCTCGCCCGCGCCGCTCTACCACTCGGCGCCGCTGTCCTTCCTGCTGCAGATGGGGCGGATCGGAGCGACCACGGTGGTCCTGGAGCGCTTCGACCCGCTCCTCGCCCTCGAGTGCATCGAGCGGCATCGGGTGACCCACAGCCAGTGGGTCCCCACGATGTTCGTCCGGATGCTGCGCCTCTCCGAGGAGGAGCGGACGCGCTACGACCTGTCGTCGCACGGCTTCGCCATCCACGGCGCCGGCCCGTGCCCGATCCCGGTCAAGGAGGCGATGCTCGACTGGTGGGGGCCGATCCTCCACGAGTACTACGCCGGCACCGAGGGCGCCGGCACCTGCGTGATCGGGCCGCAGGAATGGCTCGCGCACAAGGGCTCGGTGGGTCGCTCGCTGCGCGGGCCCGTCCGGATCCTCGACGAGGCGGGCCACGATCTGCCGCCGGGCGAGGTCGGCGAGGTGTGGTTCACGAACGGCAGCGACTTCCGCTACCACAACGACGACGCGAAGACGAGCGAGGCGCGGACCCCGTCGGGCGGCGCGTCGTTCGGCGACATCGGCTACCTCGACGACGAGGGCTACCTCTACCTCACCGGGCGCAAGGCCTTCACGATCATCGTCGGCGGGATCAACGTCTACCCGCGCGAGATCGAGGAGGTGCTGCTCGCGCACCCGGCGGTGCGCGACGCCGCCGTCTTCGGCCTGCCCGACGACGAGTACGGCGAGCAGGTGAAGGCCGTGGTGGAGCCGGTGGGCGCGATCGCCGCCAGCCCCGAGCTCGAGCGCCGGCTGATCGAGCACTGCCGGCAGCACCTCGCCACCTTCAAGCTGCCGCGCTCGATCGACTTCCTGCGCGAGCTCCCGCGCGAGCCGACGGGCAAGCTGCGGACCGGCCTGCTCCGCCAGTCCTATCTCTCGGCGTGA